A stretch of the Dyella telluris genome encodes the following:
- the pilV gene encoding type IV pilus modification protein PilV, whose protein sequence is MRTGSRQRGVSLIEVLISIVIFSVGVLGVALMQIKGMQFTKQSGSRTVAIQQARSLADAMRANPDGVYGVQAQSAIGALNGDVSSSYYLYDGKTATNAGSCAPSNVACVQAAADLKNWLAALTANTASPTGSAVRAKIAKNPNTGALTIAVSWNGVVPDLNTGATTTESYQFDYQP, encoded by the coding sequence ATGCGAACCGGGTCGCGCCAGCGAGGCGTCTCGCTGATCGAGGTATTGATCTCGATTGTGATCTTCAGTGTCGGCGTGCTGGGTGTGGCGCTGATGCAGATCAAGGGGATGCAGTTCACCAAGCAGTCCGGGTCGCGTACGGTGGCCATCCAGCAAGCCCGCTCGCTGGCCGATGCCATGCGCGCCAACCCCGACGGGGTTTACGGCGTGCAGGCTCAGTCGGCCATTGGTGCCCTGAATGGCGATGTCTCGAGCAGCTACTACCTGTATGACGGTAAGACGGCGACCAACGCCGGCAGTTGCGCCCCCAGCAACGTGGCCTGCGTGCAGGCAGCGGCGGATCTGAAGAACTGGCTGGCGGCGCTGACTGCCAATACGGCATCCCCGACGGGTAGCGCGGTGCGGGCCAAAATCGCGAAGAACCCCAACACGGGTGCGCTGACCATCGCCGTCAGCTGGAACGGCGTGGTGCCCGACCTCAATACCGGCGCCACCACCACCGAGTCGTACCAATTTGACTATCAGCCCTGA
- a CDS encoding PilW family protein, whose translation MRRSLLPAAARGFSLIEMMVALVLGAIVVAGMVSLFSSSRQSYQVQSGDNLLQQNLRFAEDRLGWSLRMADFWGGDSISANNLTVDSTASNVVTALGKCNGAWATAVNPATTGGGGVYGYDGASAFPFDTTCIGGSANYAPGSPVLVVRYADPQMLPPGPAVSGFAPAESSTISGSPSQVFVLSVPASSAQLFAGTPPSTNSPGLHRYAYAYHVDMYYLQPCDVYVSGSTCSASADGGHPLPTLMRLSLQSDGTLKSEPVVDGIEQLDFEYGVVVDPSGAQLTPTYKSATDVTSANLWSKVISVRVSMVAVNPNRDIKVPHVQTFALGTLGNCTYTINNASNPTVTGCTSLVPYGDNPWQYTRAMQSFVVQLRNQIRS comes from the coding sequence ATGCGTCGATCCCTGCTTCCAGCCGCCGCGCGCGGTTTTTCCCTGATCGAGATGATGGTGGCGCTCGTGCTGGGCGCCATTGTCGTGGCCGGCATGGTCAGCCTTTTCTCGTCGAGCCGGCAGTCCTATCAGGTCCAGTCCGGCGACAACCTGCTACAGCAGAACCTGCGGTTTGCCGAGGACCGGCTGGGCTGGTCCCTGCGCATGGCGGATTTCTGGGGCGGCGACTCGATCAGTGCCAACAACCTGACTGTGGACTCCACCGCTTCGAACGTCGTCACCGCACTGGGCAAATGCAATGGCGCCTGGGCGACGGCGGTCAATCCCGCCACCACCGGTGGTGGTGGTGTGTATGGCTACGACGGCGCCTCCGCCTTTCCGTTTGACACCACCTGCATTGGCGGCAGCGCCAATTACGCGCCGGGCTCGCCGGTGCTGGTGGTGCGTTACGCCGACCCACAGATGCTGCCGCCCGGGCCCGCCGTGAGCGGTTTTGCGCCGGCGGAGTCCAGCACCATCAGCGGCAGCCCCAGCCAGGTGTTCGTGCTCAGCGTGCCGGCCTCGTCGGCACAGCTGTTCGCGGGCACGCCGCCCAGCACGAACAGCCCCGGCCTGCACCGGTATGCCTATGCCTACCACGTGGACATGTACTACCTGCAGCCGTGCGATGTGTACGTGTCCGGATCTACCTGCTCGGCCAGCGCCGACGGTGGCCACCCGCTGCCGACGCTGATGCGTCTTTCGCTGCAGTCCGATGGCACGCTCAAGTCGGAGCCGGTGGTGGATGGCATCGAGCAGCTCGACTTCGAATACGGCGTGGTGGTGGATCCTTCCGGGGCGCAGCTGACGCCGACGTACAAGTCGGCCACGGATGTCACCAGCGCCAACCTGTGGAGCAAGGTGATCTCGGTGCGCGTGTCCATGGTGGCCGTCAACCCGAATCGCGACATCAAGGTGCCGCACGTGCAGACATTCGCGCTGGGCACCCTTGGCAATTGCACCTACACCATCAACAACGCCAGCAACCCGACGGTCACGGGCTGCACCAGCCTTGTGCCGTATGGCGACAACCCCTGGCAGTACACGCGCGCCATGCAGTCGTTCGTGGTGCAGCTGCGCAACCAGATCAGGAGCTGA
- a CDS encoding pilus assembly PilX family protein: MHMHNQACARTIARERTGTVRQRGAALFMGMVLMIVLTIIALVAMRGTMLDMRLTSATAQHQLAFESSEATRAIPEAVLGAYAYYHGWPQKWGGTIPDAQYQLSDTFLNRNNWLTMLTPNSSAGTGLQKSCNGALANFILNVQCISGQTDAYNYTPSQWPATFVLNSCASGGTTTCPSNLQATSNVAIVRDGVSTNVGSGAAAQQGYASIGVGNARGGALLILQIRSSTSVAGGGKAVTVAQYRVNIVN; encoded by the coding sequence ATGCACATGCACAATCAGGCCTGTGCGCGCACGATCGCGCGGGAACGCACCGGCACCGTGCGCCAGCGAGGCGCGGCCCTGTTCATGGGCATGGTGTTGATGATCGTGCTGACCATCATTGCGCTGGTGGCCATGCGTGGCACCATGCTCGACATGCGTTTGACCTCCGCCACGGCGCAACACCAGCTGGCGTTCGAGTCGTCGGAAGCCACGCGCGCCATCCCGGAAGCCGTGCTCGGTGCCTATGCGTACTACCACGGCTGGCCGCAGAAGTGGGGCGGCACCATTCCGGATGCGCAGTATCAGCTGAGCGATACGTTTCTTAATCGCAACAACTGGCTGACTATGCTCACGCCCAATAGCTCCGCCGGTACCGGATTGCAGAAGTCGTGCAATGGCGCCCTGGCCAATTTCATCCTGAACGTGCAGTGCATCAGCGGGCAGACGGACGCGTACAACTACACGCCCTCGCAATGGCCAGCCACCTTCGTGCTCAATTCCTGTGCCAGTGGCGGGACGACGACCTGTCCGTCAAACCTGCAGGCGACCAGCAACGTGGCCATCGTGCGTGACGGCGTGTCCACCAACGTGGGCTCCGGCGCGGCCGCGCAGCAGGGTTACGCCAGCATCGGCGTGGGCAACGCGCGCGGCGGTGCTTTGCTGATCTTGCAGATACGCAGCAGTACCAGTGTGGCAGGGGGCGGCAAAGCCGTCACGGTCGCGCAGTACCGCGTCAATATTGTGAATTGA